Part of the Priestia aryabhattai genome, TCAATAGCTTGAGGTGTTTGATAGCCGAGGCTACGATGGATTCTATTTCGGTTATACCAACCTTCTATAAACTGGAACATGGCTAACTTTGCAGCTGAATAGTCTGTGTATTGCGTATGATACACTTCTTCTTTCTTTAATAATATGGCATGAAACGACTCTATACAGGCATTATCATAAGGGCAGCCTTTCTGGCTGAAAGACTGCTTGATTTCGTATTTTTGGACATGCTGAGTAAACTCACTACTGGTGTATTGTGAGCCAAGATCCGTATGAAGAAGTAAGCCCTTTCGGGGCTTTTGAGCAGTATAGGCGTTTTGAAGTGCTTCAATGACCAGTTCGGATGTCATTGAACGAGAAAAAGAATAGCCAACGATTTTTTTAGAATGTAAATCCAATACAGACGCCATATAGTACCAGCCATCTCTTACCGTAGGGATATACGTAATATCTGCCACCCATTTCTCATTAATCGTCTGAATAGAGAAATCTCGTTTTAAACGATTATTCAGCTGCACAACCTTTTCTTTTGACGGATAGGGACGATATTTTTTCTTCGTAATTGAACGAATTCCAGCCTTTTTCATCAAGCGTTGAACACGCTTTAGACTTAGATAAAACCCCTTTCTTAATGAGACCCTATGAATTTTCGGAGCACCATAACGCGCTTTGCTTTTCAAATGAATTCGTTGGATTTCTTTCGTCAGTACCTGATTTTGATGACCATGCTTTGACATCGTCTTTTTGAAGGAGTTATAGTAGCTACTTCTTGAAATCGTCAGCACTTCGCACATTTTCTGGACTGTGTATTGCCCCTTATATTTCTCGATAAAATGGTTTAGCTCTGCTTCGGTTACTTTTTCGCGAATATGGCCATAGCCCTTTTTAGAATTTCTAATTCCTGTTTTAACCGAAGGTTTTCTTTTTGAATCTCAGCTAACTCCTTTGGTTTCACAGAACCTTTATCTGAACTGATGGGCGTGAATTCTTTCACCCATTTATAAATCGTTACTTCTGATACGCCATATTCGCTGCTTAATTCTTTAACTGAGTTTCCCGCATGATATAAATCCACAATGGTTTTCGTAAACTCATCATTATACTTTTGGCCCTGTAGGTTTACGTTCCAATTCGGACACATCCTCTCAAAAAATAATTGTAAGGATTTAATTAAATGGTGTCCATGAAACTATACTAACTCCATTATCTATTTACGAAAAAGAATAAAAAGATTAACTTTATATATTAAACACTAATTAATTTTATTTTATTTATAGGGGAAATATTTAACGTGTTTTCATTAAAAG contains:
- a CDS encoding IS3 family transposase (programmed frameshift); protein product: MCPNWNVNLQGQKYNDEFTKTIVDLYHAGNSVKELSSEYGVSEVTIYKWVKEFTPISSDKGSVKPKELAEIQKENLRLKQELEIPKKGYGHIREKVTEAELNHFIEKYKGQYTVQKMCEVLTISRSSYYNSFKKTMSKHGHQNQVLTKEIQRIHLKSKARYGAPKIHRVSLRKGFYLSLKRVQRLMKKAGIRSITKKKYRPYPSKEKVVQLNNRLKRDFSIQTINEKWVADITYIPTVRDGWYYMASVLDLHSKKIVGYSFSRSMTSELVIEALQNAYTAQKPRKGLLLHTDLGSQYTSSEFTQHVQKYEIKQSFSQKGCPYDNACIESFHAILLKKEEVYHTQYTDYSAAKLAMFQFIEGWYNRNRIHRSLGYQTPQAIEDQIRKTA